A genomic window from Cupriavidus metallidurans CH34 includes:
- the ppx gene encoding exopolyphosphatase produces the protein MTQTPRLLAAVDMGSNSFRLMIGRVDETPTASGPASQIFQVDALREPVRLAAGLTPDKYLDQPARRRGIEALRRFGDRLRDFSPDQVRAVATNTLRVAKNASEFLIEAEAALGFPIEVIAGREEARLIYLGASHDAPACQGNRLVVDIGGGSTEFIIGSGYQSKLMESLYIGCVSHSRQFFPSGNVDEYAMKQAELAARREIQVLVRQYRAAGWQQAVGSSGTARALAELIELNGMNDSASEHGITREGLERLKRALVKAENANRVKLAGLKADRIPVLPGGLSIMLGVFAELDLDRMDVTDGALRLGVLYDLLGRSHHEDMRTVTVDQFMRRYGVDRAQAGRVGVAARDLLSQFPDPPNERRSDNLALLGWAASLHEIGMTISHSGYHKHSAYIATHADMPGFSKTDQARLATLLLGHASKLSKLSGSGKFLDWRMLFSLRLAFVLCRRRADVKLPEIQVGQRSDELDEGFEVRLPKSWIDMNPLVEYSLAQEADEWERIGKRYKVVYV, from the coding sequence ATGACACAGACTCCCCGCTTGCTGGCCGCCGTCGACATGGGCTCCAACAGCTTCCGCCTGATGATTGGGCGGGTGGATGAAACCCCCACGGCTTCCGGCCCCGCCAGCCAGATCTTCCAGGTCGACGCACTCCGTGAGCCGGTTCGCCTGGCCGCCGGCCTGACCCCCGACAAGTATCTGGATCAGCCGGCCCGCCGCCGCGGTATCGAGGCCCTGCGACGCTTCGGTGACCGCCTGCGTGACTTCTCTCCCGACCAGGTACGCGCCGTGGCGACGAATACGCTGCGCGTGGCCAAGAATGCCTCTGAATTCCTGATCGAGGCCGAGGCGGCGCTTGGGTTCCCCATCGAAGTCATTGCCGGCCGGGAAGAGGCGCGACTGATCTACCTGGGCGCCTCGCACGACGCACCCGCCTGCCAGGGCAACCGGCTCGTCGTCGATATCGGCGGCGGCTCCACCGAGTTCATCATCGGTAGCGGCTACCAGTCGAAGTTGATGGAAAGTCTCTACATCGGTTGCGTGTCTCACAGCCGCCAGTTCTTTCCAAGCGGCAACGTCGATGAATACGCAATGAAGCAGGCCGAGCTTGCCGCGCGTCGCGAGATCCAGGTGCTGGTCCGCCAGTATCGGGCCGCAGGCTGGCAGCAGGCGGTGGGCTCGTCAGGCACGGCGCGGGCGTTGGCCGAGCTGATCGAGCTGAACGGCATGAACGACAGTGCGTCCGAGCATGGCATCACGCGTGAAGGTCTGGAGCGGCTAAAGCGCGCGCTGGTTAAGGCCGAGAACGCCAACCGCGTGAAGCTCGCCGGCCTCAAGGCAGACCGTATTCCCGTGCTACCTGGCGGATTGTCGATCATGCTTGGCGTGTTCGCGGAGCTCGATCTCGACCGCATGGACGTGACCGATGGCGCGTTGCGGCTCGGTGTGTTGTACGACCTGCTCGGCCGCAGTCATCACGAGGATATGCGCACGGTCACCGTGGATCAGTTCATGCGCCGCTACGGTGTCGATCGCGCGCAAGCGGGCCGGGTAGGGGTGGCCGCACGAGACCTGCTTTCGCAGTTTCCCGATCCGCCCAACGAACGCCGCTCCGATAACCTGGCACTGCTGGGCTGGGCTGCAAGCCTGCACGAGATCGGCATGACGATCTCGCACAGCGGCTATCACAAGCACTCGGCCTACATCGCGACGCATGCTGACATGCCGGGGTTCTCGAAGACCGATCAGGCGCGTCTTGCCACGCTGCTGCTCGGACACGCGAGCAAGCTCAGCAAGCTCTCGGGCAGCGGAAAGTTTCTCGACTGGCGCATGCTGTTCAGCCTTCGACTCGCTTTCGTGTTGTGCCGTCGGCGTGCCGATGTGAAGCTGCCCGAGATTCAGGTTGGCCAGCGCTCCGACGAACTCGACGAAGGGTTTGAAGTACGATTGCCGAAGTCGTGGATCGACATGAATCCGCTCGTCGAATACAGCCTGGCGCAGGAGGCGGATGAGTGGGAGCGCATCGGCAAGCGGTACAAGGTGGTCTACGTCTAA
- a CDS encoding GGDEF domain-containing protein, with the protein MFQSQVVVLIAGLIALQMAIVCAVLRRSAGMERSGLTSWALGDLLVTLAVVLQAAHAYRPEWPLAVLPEFALTAGLSMMVYGTRHFAGKRGRGVVLGVLNLPGLAALTIYAVGGLAEMGLGRVPTGTLAWLGLATASIQTLLLLEIARITVALVPLKRGTGRLAALSLSVLSLGCAVLAGAEAWPMFAALMDGHVQPLVDRHESMTVWFVFGVMGLAVSFALMAHDRLRQIIERRARHDDLTDVLSRGAFWEELELACKQAERSRKPLTVAFMDLDHFKAINDLYGHLAGDSVLRHFAGLLRKVAAPDSVIGRLGGEEFAIVMPATGLETGRAISVRLSALVRATPCPSEPDPIAYTVSIGMAEWQLGENADAVMRRSDRALYDAKQMGRNCVSSHDAEEFTGMPRRPRVREREPS; encoded by the coding sequence ATGTTTCAGTCGCAGGTGGTGGTGCTGATCGCAGGCTTGATAGCGCTGCAGATGGCGATCGTCTGTGCCGTGTTGCGGCGCTCTGCGGGTATGGAGCGTAGCGGGCTCACGTCGTGGGCGCTCGGCGATCTGTTGGTGACCCTGGCCGTGGTCCTTCAGGCCGCGCACGCATACCGGCCAGAGTGGCCGCTGGCGGTGCTCCCTGAGTTCGCCCTGACCGCGGGACTGTCGATGATGGTCTACGGCACACGGCATTTCGCGGGCAAGCGTGGTCGTGGCGTGGTGCTTGGTGTGCTGAACCTCCCCGGGTTGGCCGCGCTGACGATTTATGCGGTCGGCGGGCTTGCCGAAATGGGCCTGGGGCGTGTGCCGACCGGCACACTCGCCTGGCTCGGGCTCGCCACGGCGTCGATCCAGACCCTGCTGCTACTGGAAATTGCCCGGATCACGGTTGCCCTGGTGCCGCTCAAGCGCGGCACGGGTCGGCTGGCAGCACTCTCGTTATCTGTCCTGTCCCTTGGTTGCGCAGTACTGGCTGGCGCGGAGGCCTGGCCGATGTTCGCCGCGCTCATGGACGGCCACGTGCAGCCGCTGGTTGATCGTCACGAAAGCATGACTGTCTGGTTCGTGTTCGGCGTGATGGGGCTGGCCGTCAGCTTCGCGCTGATGGCCCATGACCGTCTGCGCCAGATCATCGAACGTCGCGCGCGGCACGACGACCTAACCGATGTGCTATCTCGTGGCGCATTCTGGGAAGAACTCGAACTTGCCTGCAAGCAGGCGGAGCGCTCGCGCAAGCCACTTACCGTGGCGTTCATGGACCTGGACCACTTCAAGGCCATCAACGATCTCTATGGACACCTGGCTGGAGACAGCGTGCTGCGCCATTTCGCGGGACTGCTGCGCAAGGTGGCGGCGCCGGACTCGGTGATCGGCCGTCTCGGCGGCGAGGAATTCGCGATCGTGATGCCTGCCACCGGACTGGAGACGGGCCGCGCCATCAGCGTCCGACTCAGCGCACTGGTGCGGGCGACACCGTGCCCGTCCGAGCCAGACCCAATCGCCTACACGGTCAGCATCGGGATGGCGGAATGGCAGTTGGGCGAAAACGCCGACGCGGTCATGCGTCGTTCGGATCGCGCGCTCTATGACGCCAAACAGATGGGCCGGAACTGCGTTTCCTCGCACGATGCGGAGGAGTTCACCGGAATGCCGCGTCGCCCACGCGTGCGCGAACGCGAACCTTCGTAA
- the phoU gene encoding phosphate signaling complex protein PhoU, giving the protein MTDKHLSTQFDADLNAINTKLLQMGGLVESQIELAMRALADFDGDLADQVITREQQLNALEVEIDADCGNIIARRQPTARDLRLVMAISKTITNLERAGDEAEKIAKRTKHIMEDAAAHTINYAEVKLSGEMAITLLRQALDAFARLDTVAAARIVKDDKAIDEEFRAFVRKLITYMMEDPRTISVALDFLFIAKAVERIGDHAKNIAEFIIYIVKGTDVRHASREDMEREALS; this is encoded by the coding sequence ATGACTGATAAGCACCTGTCGACCCAGTTCGACGCAGACCTCAACGCGATCAACACCAAATTGCTGCAGATGGGTGGTCTGGTCGAGTCCCAGATCGAGCTCGCCATGCGCGCGCTGGCCGACTTCGACGGCGATCTCGCTGATCAGGTCATCACCCGCGAGCAGCAGCTCAACGCGCTCGAAGTCGAGATCGATGCCGATTGCGGCAACATCATCGCGCGCCGCCAGCCCACCGCGCGTGACCTGCGTCTGGTGATGGCGATCTCGAAGACGATCACCAATCTCGAGCGCGCGGGTGACGAGGCCGAGAAGATCGCCAAGCGGACCAAGCACATCATGGAAGATGCCGCGGCCCACACGATCAACTACGCCGAGGTGAAGCTGTCCGGCGAGATGGCCATCACGCTGCTGCGCCAGGCACTGGATGCCTTCGCGCGGCTGGATACCGTGGCCGCCGCGCGCATCGTGAAGGACGACAAGGCCATCGACGAGGAATTCCGGGCCTTCGTGCGCAAGTTGATCACCTACATGATGGAAGACCCGCGCACGATCTCGGTGGCGCTGGATTTCCTGTTCATCGCCAAGGCCGTCGAGCGTATCGGTGACCACGCGAAGAATATTGCAGAATTCATCATCTACATCGTAAAGGGCACGGACGTGCGTCATGCCTCGCGCGAGGACATGGAGCGCGAAGCGCTAAGCTGA
- the phoB gene encoding phosphate regulon transcriptional regulator PhoB: MPSSILVVEDEPAIAELIAVNLQHAGHYPIRAYNAEQALSLMSDVLPDLVLLDWMLPGKSGATFAKELRNNDRTKQIPIIMLTARSEEQDKVMGLEAGADDYVTKPFSPKELLARIKAVLRRRAPQLTDDVVAINGLRLDPATHRVTGQDDGGPIKLDLGPTEFRLLHFLMTHPERVHSRSQLLDQVWGDHVFVEERTVDVHIKRLRAALTPGGYSNMIETVRGSGYRLARSPSH; the protein is encoded by the coding sequence ATGCCAAGCAGTATTCTCGTTGTCGAAGACGAACCGGCAATCGCCGAGTTGATTGCCGTCAATCTGCAGCACGCCGGGCACTATCCCATCCGCGCATACAACGCCGAGCAGGCGCTGTCGCTGATGAGTGACGTGCTGCCGGATCTCGTGCTGCTGGACTGGATGCTCCCGGGCAAATCGGGTGCCACCTTCGCCAAGGAGCTGCGCAACAACGATCGCACCAAGCAGATCCCGATCATCATGCTCACTGCGCGCAGCGAGGAGCAGGACAAGGTGATGGGCCTGGAAGCTGGCGCGGACGACTATGTGACCAAGCCTTTTTCGCCCAAGGAACTGCTGGCCCGGATCAAGGCGGTATTGCGCCGCCGTGCGCCGCAGCTGACCGACGACGTGGTGGCGATCAACGGCCTGCGTCTTGACCCGGCCACGCACCGCGTTACCGGCCAGGATGATGGTGGTCCGATCAAGCTGGATCTGGGACCGACGGAGTTCCGTTTGCTGCACTTCTTGATGACGCATCCGGAGCGTGTGCATAGTCGTTCACAGTTGCTGGATCAGGTTTGGGGCGACCACGTTTTCGTGGAAGAACGGACCGTGGACGTACACATCAAGCGCCTGCGCGCCGCGCTGACCCCGGGTGGATACAGCAACATGATCGAAACCGTGCGCGGCAGCGGCTATCGCCTGGCGCGATCGCCAAGCCACTGA
- the phoR gene encoding phosphate regulon sensor histidine kinase PhoR has translation MNVIWARSVAILVSLTVVATGLYVFAGPVSGLLFLCIALFLLLGYYLFQINRLWKVLDAPAYGEIPSALGLWGEVYYRLHRLVKRWRTQVLQVEQQHTRFIQAIQASPYGVLMLDDADQIEWCNDVAEQHFGLNAKRDVRQRITHLIRRPEFVHYLTRERYDEPLIMRDMGEHKRSSTSVQILPYGENRKLVLTQDITKVENTEAMRRDFVANVSHELKTPLTVLTGFLETVRDLPVSEEDRKRYIDMMLVQSMRMQHIVEDLLALAKLESDVQPPTLDPVDVGGLAAHLVHDAEALSQGRHDIHAEIDTAVVLRGSEGELLSALGNLVSNAVRYTPDGGRIAIRMTYTDGHSVFSVSDTGLGIAPEHIPRLTERFYRVDRSRSRDTGGTGLGLAIVKHVLSRHHADLRVTSEVGRGSTFRIVFPVDRSGYEPESAQPMPQLGDAPRHAA, from the coding sequence ATGAATGTCATCTGGGCCCGTTCCGTGGCCATTCTCGTCAGCCTGACGGTCGTCGCCACCGGACTGTACGTCTTTGCCGGCCCTGTCTCCGGTCTGCTGTTCCTCTGCATTGCGCTGTTTCTGCTGCTCGGCTACTACCTGTTCCAGATCAACCGGCTCTGGAAGGTGCTTGATGCGCCCGCATACGGCGAGATTCCCAGCGCACTGGGTCTGTGGGGCGAGGTCTACTATCGCCTGCACCGCCTGGTGAAGCGCTGGCGCACCCAGGTGTTGCAGGTGGAGCAGCAGCATACCCGCTTTATCCAGGCCATCCAGGCATCACCCTATGGCGTGCTGATGCTCGACGACGCCGACCAGATTGAATGGTGCAACGACGTGGCCGAGCAGCATTTCGGCCTTAACGCGAAGCGCGACGTGCGTCAGCGCATCACGCACTTGATTCGGCGCCCGGAGTTCGTGCACTACCTGACGCGCGAACGCTATGACGAGCCCCTGATCATGCGCGATATGGGCGAACACAAACGCAGCAGTACCTCGGTACAGATTCTTCCCTACGGCGAGAATCGCAAGCTCGTGCTGACGCAGGACATCACCAAGGTCGAGAACACCGAGGCGATGCGGCGGGACTTCGTCGCCAATGTCTCCCACGAGTTGAAGACGCCGCTGACCGTGCTGACCGGATTCCTCGAGACCGTTCGCGACCTGCCGGTGTCGGAGGAAGATCGCAAGCGCTACATCGACATGATGCTGGTGCAGTCGATGCGGATGCAGCATATCGTGGAGGATCTTCTGGCGCTGGCCAAGCTGGAATCGGATGTCCAGCCGCCGACGCTCGACCCAGTGGACGTCGGCGGGCTCGCCGCACACCTCGTACATGATGCCGAGGCGTTGTCCCAAGGGCGCCACGACATCCATGCGGAGATCGATACTGCCGTGGTGCTGCGCGGCTCGGAAGGCGAGCTGCTGTCGGCGCTTGGCAATCTGGTGTCGAACGCGGTGCGCTATACCCCGGACGGCGGGCGCATTGCCATCCGTATGACGTACACGGACGGACATTCGGTGTTCTCAGTGAGCGATACGGGGCTGGGGATTGCGCCCGAGCATATCCCGCGCCTGACCGAGCGCTTCTATCGCGTTGATCGCAGCCGCTCACGGGATACCGGCGGCACGGGGCTGGGCTTGGCTATCGTCAAGCACGTCCTGTCGCGTCACCACGCGGATCTGCGAGTGACCAGTGAAGTGGGGCGGGGCAGCACGTTCCGCATCGTGTTCCCGGTGGATCGCAGCGGGTATGAACCTGAATCGGCACAGCCGATGCCGCAACTGGGCGATGCCCCGCGCCACGCCGCCTGA
- the infA gene encoding translation initiation factor IF-1, which yields MAKEELIEFGGVVSEALPDNRYRVTLENGVEIWAYASGKMQKHRIRILAGDRVTLEMSPYDLTKGRINFRHKS from the coding sequence TTGGCTAAGGAAGAACTCATTGAATTTGGCGGCGTGGTGTCGGAAGCCCTGCCCGACAACCGTTATCGCGTCACGCTGGAAAACGGCGTGGAAATCTGGGCATACGCCTCCGGCAAGATGCAGAAGCACCGCATCCGTATCCTGGCAGGCGACCGCGTGACCCTGGAAATGTCGCCCTACGACCTGACCAAGGGCCGCATCAATTTCCGCCACAAATCCTGA
- a CDS encoding tyrosine-type recombinase/integrase: MYKHVSLRRRQLSGRTSWLLLGPDGRPIDAFTAFAESLRNAPANTRDSYCRHLAEFFDYLIEAAALIGQGRQLTKLELTETLEAYGDYLLLGIDASRPIAQAVASSLPPGVNQASSVVPKKAALRRFLKLSEDVRKEMAELARLYDSRGVIADTPLLPELGQKRPLQLGEVRAMQAHSMIAGVVAGGPKFVECVVLGDGAADAPYDEQRAFPYDKVMDLIDAMPTYRDKAFYALLAASGCRTHEALQVLLNDDIDVDEGTVRLVDPKSRSGHSSYRSLTPSQRELLAWKGRTSDLTLLIEPFATSFFDSLQGYLEQEHLAHGKHGFLFQYLKGLERGQPYFLSAPGTRLELFHRVQKHIGVMLPPGTGPHSLRHMYGTYVLNYFPRANGDYGLPVPMVQQLLGHADINSTLKYAKFDKDLFKLEVQNANRVLFSHGTPKKLMELKLEALRAQMAKVQSQLSQRP, from the coding sequence ATGTACAAGCACGTGAGCCTGCGCAGGCGGCAGTTGAGCGGAAGAACCTCCTGGCTGCTGCTCGGGCCAGACGGTCGCCCCATCGATGCGTTCACCGCGTTCGCCGAGTCACTGCGCAACGCGCCGGCGAACACGCGCGACTCATACTGTCGCCACCTCGCCGAGTTCTTCGACTACCTCATCGAGGCCGCTGCACTCATCGGTCAAGGGCGGCAGCTTACCAAGTTGGAGCTGACCGAGACTCTGGAAGCCTACGGGGACTACCTGCTTCTCGGGATAGACGCTTCTCGACCCATCGCACAAGCGGTTGCTTCATCGTTGCCGCCTGGTGTAAACCAGGCGAGTAGCGTGGTGCCGAAGAAGGCGGCTCTTCGACGCTTTCTGAAGCTGTCTGAGGATGTCAGGAAGGAGATGGCAGAGCTGGCACGCCTATACGACAGCCGAGGCGTAATTGCGGATACTCCGCTCCTTCCCGAACTAGGACAAAAGCGTCCACTGCAACTGGGTGAGGTCAGGGCGATGCAAGCCCACTCAATGATTGCAGGTGTTGTCGCCGGCGGCCCAAAATTTGTCGAATGTGTTGTTCTCGGTGACGGGGCGGCAGATGCGCCGTACGACGAGCAACGGGCCTTTCCGTATGACAAGGTCATGGACCTTATCGACGCGATGCCCACATACCGTGACAAGGCCTTCTATGCACTGCTTGCTGCAAGCGGGTGTCGTACACATGAAGCGCTGCAGGTTTTGCTAAATGACGACATCGACGTGGATGAAGGAACGGTCCGTCTCGTTGACCCTAAAAGCAGGTCCGGGCATTCGAGTTACCGCTCTCTCACGCCCTCCCAGCGAGAACTGCTTGCGTGGAAGGGGAGAACGTCGGACCTAACCCTCCTCATCGAGCCCTTTGCGACATCGTTCTTCGACTCGCTTCAAGGGTATCTGGAGCAAGAGCATCTCGCACATGGCAAGCATGGTTTCCTCTTCCAGTATCTAAAGGGCCTTGAGCGTGGCCAGCCATACTTCCTGAGTGCTCCTGGGACCCGATTGGAGTTGTTCCACCGGGTGCAGAAGCACATTGGCGTGATGCTTCCACCTGGTACCGGCCCGCACTCGCTCAGACATATGTATGGGACTTATGTGCTGAACTACTTTCCCCGTGCCAATGGCGACTATGGGTTACCCGTACCGATGGTGCAGCAACTTCTCGGGCACGCTGACATCAATAGCACGCTGAAGTACGCAAAGTTCGACAAGGACCTTTTCAAGCTCGAAGTTCAAAATGCTAATCGGGTCCTCTTCAGCCATGGCACGCCGAAAAAGCTTATGGAGCTTAAGCTCGAAGCGCTTCGCGCACAAATGGCTAAAGTGCAGTCGCAGCTCTCACAGAGACCCTGA
- a CDS encoding SixA phosphatase family protein: MNLILWRHAEAEDLPDVLSISRSADLQRPLTRRGRKQAESSAAWLRARLPADYRVVCSPALRTRETAAALTGKAEILDELAPGADVGAVLAAIDWPQGHEYTVVVGHQPWIGQLASLLLAGQEINWSVKKSGIWWLTARTRESEAQVVLRAVIPPDLL; this comes from the coding sequence ATGAACCTGATTCTGTGGCGCCACGCCGAGGCGGAAGACCTGCCCGACGTACTGAGCATCTCACGCTCGGCCGACCTTCAGCGACCATTGACCCGCCGCGGACGCAAGCAGGCCGAATCATCGGCCGCGTGGCTGCGCGCCCGTCTGCCGGCCGACTATCGGGTTGTCTGCAGTCCGGCGCTGCGTACCCGGGAAACGGCGGCCGCACTGACGGGCAAGGCCGAGATCCTCGATGAGCTCGCCCCAGGGGCGGATGTCGGCGCCGTGCTTGCGGCGATCGATTGGCCCCAGGGGCACGAATACACCGTCGTCGTGGGACACCAGCCCTGGATCGGCCAACTAGCCAGCCTGCTGCTGGCCGGGCAGGAGATCAACTGGAGCGTCAAGAAGAGCGGCATCTGGTGGCTGACTGCCCGCACCCGCGAAAGCGAAGCGCAGGTCGTGTTGCGCGCGGTGATCCCGCCCGATCTCCTCTAG
- a CDS encoding GNAT family N-acetyltransferase: protein MRDLPTPTQPLFDSLPTGLTGQSARRRLPRQPAQRQTEAQVATPAFSVAWARHQDEVAEAQRLRYKVFAEEMGARLQSSATETDVDMFDAYCDHLIVRDQETLRVVGTYRVLPPHQAKRIGCLYAESEFDLVRLSHLRPKMLELGRSCVHRDYRSGSVIMALWGGLGEYLQRYNLETMLGCASVPMSDGGHYAASLYRLFAEKSLAPIEYHAFPRVPLPVEDLNQTLDVEPPALIKGYLRLGAKICGLPAWDPDFNVADFLTLLRVRDMNPRYARHFLGLNRD from the coding sequence ATGCGAGACCTTCCGACGCCTACCCAGCCGCTCTTCGACTCCTTGCCCACTGGCCTGACCGGCCAGTCGGCGCGGAGGCGTCTTCCTCGTCAGCCAGCACAACGCCAAACCGAAGCACAAGTTGCAACGCCTGCTTTCAGCGTGGCGTGGGCGCGTCACCAGGACGAAGTAGCCGAAGCCCAGCGCCTACGCTACAAGGTCTTTGCCGAGGAAATGGGCGCGCGACTGCAATCGTCGGCCACTGAAACCGATGTCGACATGTTCGACGCCTACTGCGACCACCTGATCGTTCGTGATCAGGAGACGCTGAGGGTGGTGGGCACCTATCGCGTGCTGCCACCGCATCAGGCCAAGCGCATCGGCTGCCTGTATGCCGAATCGGAGTTCGATCTGGTTCGTCTCTCGCACCTGCGCCCCAAGATGCTCGAACTGGGCCGCTCCTGCGTGCACCGCGACTATCGCTCGGGCAGCGTCATCATGGCGCTGTGGGGCGGGCTCGGCGAGTACCTGCAACGCTACAACCTCGAAACCATGCTGGGCTGCGCCAGCGTGCCGATGAGCGATGGCGGCCACTACGCTGCGAGCCTCTATCGCCTGTTCGCGGAAAAATCGCTGGCGCCGATCGAGTACCACGCCTTCCCGCGGGTACCGCTGCCGGTGGAAGACCTGAACCAGACGCTGGACGTCGAACCGCCAGCGCTGATCAAGGGTTACCTGCGCCTGGGCGCGAAGATCTGTGGCCTGCCCGCCTGGGATCCCGATTTCAACGTGGCCGATTTCCTGACGCTGTTGCGCGTGCGCGACATGAATCCGCGTTATGCACGCCATTTCCTGGGCCTGAATCGCGACTGA
- the ppk1 gene encoding polyphosphate kinase 1 → MKKSPHRQNKVIDMSTTPPGTLLNRELGILEFNARVLAQAADPNVPLLERLKFICIVSSNLDEFFEIRMAGLKEQMRENASGLTPDGLSFLQTYQLVTERTQRLVASQYDMLQNVIFPALEQEGVFFHLTSTWTEQQRAWARDFFVRELGPVLTPIALDPAHPFPRVLNKSLNFVIELSGKDAFGRDADLAIVQAPRALPRVVRMPEQLSGYPYGFVMLSSFMQAFVHELFPAIEVEGCYQFRVTRNSDLFVSEDDITDLREALQGELPTRHFGDMVRLEVSSDTPPALTRRLLLESGLTEQDLYRVSGPVNLARLMQIPDMVDRPTLKYPPHVPAAVKALPAGSNMFDVIRQRDVLLHHPYESFSSVLDLLQLAANDPNVVAIKQTVYRTGNESAVMEALMTAARNGKEVTVVVELLARFDEETNINWAERLESVGAHVVYGVVGHKCHAKMLLIVRREPATPKAKHFMLRRYVHLGTGNYHPRTARLYTDFGLLTAEEKICEDAHHVFQLLTGTAGTIRLNHLWQSPFTMHSNLVEHIRAEARNARAGKRARIIAKMNALLEPTIIEELYKASRSGVKIDLIVRGVCALRPGVPGMSENISVRSIVGRFLEHHRVYYFHAGGDDVLYLSSADWMDRNLFRRVEVAFPILDRTLKARVIKEGLQVHLRDNASAWIMQSDGEYVRKPSRAKEQRVSQVELLARFGT, encoded by the coding sequence ATGAAAAAGTCGCCACATCGCCAAAATAAGGTCATAGACATGTCGACGACGCCGCCCGGCACGCTTCTCAATCGCGAGTTGGGCATTCTGGAGTTCAATGCGCGCGTACTCGCGCAGGCCGCCGACCCTAATGTTCCCCTGCTGGAAAGGCTGAAGTTCATCTGTATCGTATCCAGCAACCTGGACGAATTCTTTGAGATCCGGATGGCGGGTCTGAAGGAACAGATGCGGGAAAACGCATCGGGCCTCACGCCCGACGGTCTCTCATTCCTGCAAACCTACCAGCTTGTCACCGAGCGCACCCAGCGACTGGTTGCCTCGCAGTATGACATGCTGCAGAACGTGATTTTCCCCGCGCTGGAGCAGGAAGGTGTGTTCTTCCACCTGACCAGCACCTGGACCGAGCAGCAGCGCGCCTGGGCGCGCGATTTCTTCGTGCGCGAGCTGGGCCCGGTGCTCACGCCCATCGCGCTCGACCCTGCCCACCCGTTCCCGCGCGTGCTCAACAAGAGCTTGAATTTCGTGATCGAACTGTCCGGCAAGGACGCGTTCGGACGTGATGCCGATCTCGCCATCGTGCAGGCCCCGCGCGCGCTGCCGCGCGTGGTGCGCATGCCCGAGCAGCTTTCGGGATACCCGTACGGGTTCGTGATGCTGTCGTCGTTCATGCAGGCATTTGTGCATGAGCTGTTCCCCGCAATCGAGGTAGAAGGCTGCTATCAGTTCCGCGTAACGCGTAATTCGGACCTGTTCGTGTCCGAAGACGACATTACCGATCTGCGCGAAGCCCTCCAGGGCGAACTGCCGACACGTCACTTCGGCGATATGGTCCGCCTCGAAGTGTCGTCCGACACGCCGCCCGCGCTGACGCGCCGGCTGCTGCTCGAGTCTGGCCTGACCGAACAGGATCTGTACCGCGTGAGCGGTCCGGTAAACCTTGCGCGGTTGATGCAGATTCCCGACATGGTGGACCGCCCTACCCTCAAGTACCCGCCCCATGTCCCGGCAGCGGTCAAGGCACTTCCAGCGGGTTCCAACATGTTCGACGTGATCCGTCAGCGCGATGTGCTGCTGCATCATCCGTACGAGAGCTTCTCGTCTGTGCTCGACCTGCTGCAGCTTGCCGCCAACGACCCAAACGTCGTGGCGATCAAGCAGACTGTCTACCGGACCGGAAACGAATCTGCGGTGATGGAAGCGCTCATGACCGCCGCCCGCAATGGCAAGGAAGTGACGGTGGTGGTGGAACTGCTGGCGCGGTTCGACGAGGAAACCAACATCAACTGGGCCGAACGGCTGGAGTCGGTTGGCGCCCACGTCGTGTATGGCGTGGTCGGCCACAAGTGCCATGCCAAGATGCTGCTGATCGTGCGCCGCGAGCCGGCCACGCCCAAGGCGAAGCACTTCATGCTGCGCCGCTACGTCCACCTTGGCACCGGCAACTATCATCCGCGCACGGCCCGGCTGTACACCGACTTCGGGCTGCTGACGGCCGAGGAAAAGATCTGCGAAGACGCGCATCACGTGTTCCAGCTTCTGACGGGCACCGCCGGCACGATCCGCCTGAATCACCTGTGGCAGTCGCCGTTCACGATGCACAGCAATCTCGTCGAGCACATCCGTGCCGAGGCCCGCAACGCACGCGCGGGCAAGCGGGCGCGCATCATCGCGAAGATGAACGCGCTGCTGGAGCCGACGATCATCGAAGAGCTGTACAAGGCATCGCGTTCCGGCGTGAAGATCGACCTGATCGTGCGCGGCGTTTGCGCGCTTCGCCCAGGAGTGCCAGGGATGTCCGAGAACATTTCGGTACGTTCGATTGTTGGCCGCTTCCTCGAACACCATCGCGTCTACTACTTCCATGCCGGTGGTGATGACGTGCTGTATCTGTCGAGCGCTGACTGGATGGACCGCAACCTGTTCCGCCGCGTGGAGGTGGCCTTCCCGATACTGGATCGCACGCTCAAGGCACGCGTGATCAAGGAAGGCCTGCAGGTGCATCTGCGCGACAACGCCTCGGCGTGGATCATGCAATCGGACGGCGAGTATGTGCGCAAGCCATCGCGCGCCAAGGAGCAGCGCGTAAGCCAGGTGGAGTTGCTGGCGCGGTTCGGTACCTGA